Proteins from a genomic interval of Streptomyces sp. NBC_00820:
- the nrdR gene encoding transcriptional regulator NrdR: protein MHCPFCRHPDSRVVDSRTTDDGTSIRRRRQCPDCSRRFTTVETCSLMVVKRSGVTEPFSRTKVINGVRKACQGRPVTEDALAQLGQRVEEAVRATGSAELTTHDVGLAILGPLQELDLVAYLRFASVYRAFDSLEDFEAAISELRETARGPVADDEDAHTGSQKDERGPGRTTQVPVPAHAAD, encoded by the coding sequence ATGCACTGCCCCTTCTGCAGGCACCCCGACAGCCGCGTGGTCGACAGCCGTACGACCGACGACGGCACGTCGATCCGCAGGCGCCGCCAGTGTCCCGACTGCTCCCGTCGTTTCACGACCGTGGAGACGTGCTCGCTCATGGTGGTCAAGCGGTCCGGAGTCACCGAGCCCTTCAGTCGTACGAAGGTCATCAACGGCGTGCGCAAGGCATGCCAGGGACGGCCCGTCACCGAGGACGCGCTCGCCCAGCTCGGCCAGCGGGTCGAGGAGGCGGTGCGCGCCACCGGCAGTGCCGAGCTGACGACCCACGACGTGGGTCTGGCCATACTCGGTCCGCTGCAGGAGCTCGACCTCGTCGCGTACCTGCGATTCGCCTCCGTCTACCGGGCGTTCGACTCGCTCGAGGACTTCGAGGCCGCCATCTCGGAGCTGAGGGAAACGGCAAGAGGCCCCGTCGCCGACGACGAAGACGCGCACACGGGGAGCCAGAAAGACGAACGCGGGCCCGGGCGGACCACTCAGGTCCCGGTGCCCGCGCACGCCGCCGACTGA
- the lexA gene encoding transcriptional repressor LexA: MTTTADSATITAQDRVQGRVEPVHAMNEATNPEGHKRSLPGRPPGIRADSSGLTDRQRRVIEVIRDSVQRRGYPPSMREIGQAVGLSSTSSVAHQLMALERKGFLRRDPHRPRAYEVRGSDQAVTVQPTDTAGKPAASYVPLVGRIAAGGPILAEESVEDVFPLPRQLVGDGELFVLKVVGDSMIEAAICDGDWVTVRRQPVAENGDIVAAMLDGEATVKRFKREDGHVWLLPHNSAYEPIPGDDATILGKVVAVLRRV, translated from the coding sequence GTGACCACCACCGCAGACAGTGCCACCATCACCGCCCAGGACCGCGTCCAGGGCCGAGTCGAGCCGGTACATGCGATGAATGAAGCCACGAATCCCGAGGGGCACAAGCGCTCCCTGCCGGGCCGACCTCCAGGCATCCGGGCGGACAGCTCGGGGCTGACCGACCGCCAGCGCCGGGTGATCGAGGTCATCAGGGACTCCGTGCAGCGACGCGGCTACCCGCCGTCGATGCGGGAGATCGGCCAGGCCGTCGGCCTCTCCAGCACCTCCTCGGTCGCGCACCAGCTGATGGCGCTGGAGCGCAAGGGCTTCCTGCGCCGCGACCCGCACCGCCCTCGCGCGTACGAGGTGCGCGGCTCGGACCAGGCCGTGACCGTCCAGCCCACGGACACGGCCGGCAAGCCCGCCGCGTCGTACGTCCCGCTCGTCGGCCGTATCGCGGCCGGTGGCCCGATCCTCGCCGAGGAGTCGGTCGAGGACGTCTTCCCCCTCCCCCGGCAGCTCGTGGGTGACGGCGAGCTGTTCGTACTCAAGGTCGTCGGCGACTCCATGATCGAGGCCGCGATCTGTGACGGTGACTGGGTCACCGTCCGCCGCCAGCCGGTCGCCGAGAACGGCGACATCGTGGCCGCCATGCTCGACGGCGAGGCCACGGTCAAGCGCTTCAAGCGCGAGGACGGCCATGTCTGGCTCCTCCCGCACAACTCGGCCTACGAGCCCATCCCCGGCGACGACGCGACCATCCTGGGCAAGGTCGTCGCCGTGCTGCGCCGCGTCTGA